From the genome of Halomonas sp. MCCC 1A13316, one region includes:
- the ugpC gene encoding sn-glycerol-3-phosphate ABC transporter ATP-binding protein UgpC — translation MGRLTLAGIGKEYEGVVVSRDIDLTIEDGEFVVFVGPSGCGKSTLLRMIAGLEEISRGEMRLDGERINELPPQERDIGMVFQSYALYPHMTVAENMAFGLKLARTDKTEIRRRVQHAAEMLHLGELLERKPKVLSGGQRQRVAIGRTLVKEPAVFLFDEPLSNLDAALRVDMRVQIAELHRRLGATMIYVTHDQVEAMTLADRIVLLAGGRIAQVGAPLALYHYPATLEVARFIGSPRINLLPVQVLDPGRQRTAVRLPNGETLAVAVDGTRLRAGDSATLAVRAEDFVEPQEADARLAARLMVAEKLGYETLVHLKVEGVEETLAQRLDGLAVLEKEQRIELGLTGERCHLFANDGTACPRQVRIPGVTH, via the coding sequence ATGGGACGTTTGACGCTTGCCGGCATCGGCAAGGAATACGAGGGGGTCGTGGTCTCCCGCGACATCGACCTGACCATCGAAGACGGCGAGTTCGTCGTCTTCGTCGGCCCCTCCGGCTGTGGCAAGTCGACCTTGCTGCGCATGATCGCAGGGCTCGAGGAGATCAGCCGCGGTGAGATGCGCCTCGATGGCGAGCGCATCAACGAGCTACCGCCGCAGGAGCGCGACATCGGCATGGTGTTTCAGTCCTACGCGCTCTACCCGCACATGACGGTGGCCGAGAACATGGCCTTCGGCCTCAAGCTGGCACGCACCGACAAGACCGAGATTCGCCGCCGGGTGCAGCACGCCGCGGAAATGCTGCACCTCGGCGAGCTGCTCGAGCGCAAGCCCAAGGTGCTTTCCGGCGGGCAGCGTCAGCGGGTGGCCATCGGCCGCACCCTGGTCAAGGAACCGGCGGTATTCCTGTTCGATGAGCCGCTCTCCAACCTCGACGCTGCGTTACGGGTCGACATGCGCGTGCAGATCGCCGAACTGCACCGACGACTGGGCGCCACCATGATCTACGTGACTCACGACCAGGTGGAGGCAATGACGCTGGCCGATCGCATCGTGCTGCTTGCCGGCGGACGCATCGCCCAGGTCGGCGCACCGCTGGCGCTTTACCATTATCCCGCCACCCTTGAAGTGGCGCGCTTCATCGGCTCACCACGCATCAATCTCCTGCCGGTTCAGGTGCTCGACCCCGGCCGCCAGCGCACCGCTGTACGCCTGCCCAATGGCGAGACGCTCGCAGTGGCGGTGGACGGCACCCGTCTCAGAGCCGGCGACAGTGCCACCCTGGCGGTACGCGCCGAGGACTTCGTCGAGCCCCAGGAAGCCGACGCACGCCTGGCAGCGCGGCTGATGGTGGCCGAGAAGCTCGGCTACGAGACTCTCGTCCACCTGAAAGTGGAAGGCGTCGAGGAAACCTTGGCTCAACGCCTGGACGGCCTGGCCGTGCTGGAAAAGGAACAAAGAATCGAGCTTGGCCTCACCGGCGAGCGCTGCCACCTGTTCGCGAACGACGGCACGGCCTGCCCGCGGCAGGTGCGAATACCAGGCGTTACCCACTAG
- the malG gene encoding maltose ABC transporter permease MalG — translation MAMVQPRSIRARKLAAHLALIGFLVLILFPLLLVMSISFREGNFASGSLIPEHFSLEHWALALGIPWERADGSVVQPPFPVLLWLWNSVKVALVSSLLVVLLSTTSAYAFARMRFAGKAPLLKGMLIFQMFPAVLSLVALYALFDRLGQFVGWLGINTHGALIVASLGAVALHIWTIKGYFESIDGSLEEAAMVDGASTWQAFRYILLPLSLPILVVVFILAFVMSIMEYPMASVLLVDEHKLTLAVGAQQYLADHNQRWGNFAAAAVLSGLPITMAFLICQRWIIGGLTAGGVKG, via the coding sequence ATGGCCATGGTTCAACCTCGTTCGATTCGTGCCCGCAAGCTGGCGGCGCATCTTGCCCTGATCGGCTTCCTGGTGCTGATTCTGTTTCCGCTGCTGCTGGTGATGTCGATCTCTTTCCGCGAGGGCAACTTCGCCAGCGGCAGCCTGATTCCCGAGCACTTCTCGCTGGAACACTGGGCGCTGGCACTGGGCATTCCCTGGGAGCGCGCCGACGGCAGCGTGGTGCAACCGCCCTTCCCGGTGTTGCTGTGGCTATGGAACTCGGTGAAAGTGGCGTTGGTGTCGTCGCTTTTGGTCGTGCTGCTCTCCACCACCAGCGCCTACGCCTTCGCCCGCATGCGCTTCGCCGGTAAGGCGCCGCTTCTCAAGGGCATGCTGATATTCCAGATGTTCCCCGCGGTGCTCTCGCTGGTGGCGCTCTACGCCCTGTTCGACCGCCTGGGGCAGTTCGTCGGCTGGCTCGGCATCAACACCCACGGCGCGCTGATCGTTGCCTCGCTGGGGGCGGTGGCCCTGCACATCTGGACCATCAAGGGCTACTTCGAATCCATCGACGGTTCGCTGGAGGAGGCCGCCATGGTCGATGGCGCCAGCACCTGGCAGGCGTTCCGCTACATCCTGCTGCCGCTGTCGCTGCCGATCCTGGTGGTGGTGTTCATCCTCGCCTTTGTCATGAGCATCATGGAGTACCCCATGGCCTCAGTGCTGCTCGTCGACGAACACAAGCTGACGCTGGCGGTAGGCGCCCAGCAGTACCTCGCCGACCACAACCAGCGCTGGGGCAACTTCGCCGCCGCCGCGGTACTCTCCGGCCTGCCCATTACCATGGCGTTTCTGATCTGCCAGCGCTGGATCATCGGCGGGCTGACGGCGGGCGGGGTGAAGGGTTAA